One stretch of Mycolicibacterium fallax DNA includes these proteins:
- the secA2 gene encoding accessory Sec system translocase SecA2 translates to MVKSSKAPEKSEQPESGAEPAAAENPGKPEKAGRSAKSGKLSGRFWKLLGASADKNLARSRTEVSAAAEFDEKAAALDDEQLVKAAGLLNLDALADSADIPQFLAIAREAAERSTGLRPFDVQLEGALRMMAGDVVEMATGEGKTLSGAIAAAGYAIAGRNVHVISVNDYLARRDAEWMGPLIEALGLTVGWITAESTAAERRAAYGCNVTYASVNEIGFDMLRDQLVVDVDDLVSPTPDVALIDEADSVLVDEALVPLVLAGTTHRETPRPEIVALVGTLVPGADYDADSDRRNIHLTEAGAQKVEKALGDIDLYSEEHVVTTLTEVNVALHAHVLLQRDVHYIVRDGAVQLINASRGRIAALQRWPDGLQAAVEAKEGIETTDTGEVLDTITVQGLINRYPTVCGMTGTALAAGEQLRQFYGLGVSQIPPNTPNVREDEPDRVYITGAAKFDAIIEHIIEVHGTGRPVLVGTHDVAESEELHEKLVRRGVPAIVLNAKNDEEEAEVIAEAGALGAVTVSTQMAGRGTDIRLGGADVADDDAKKAAVVELGGLHVVGTGRHNTARLDNQLRGRSGRQGDPGSSVFFASWDDELVVSHLDRAKLPMETDDDGRITSAKALGLIDHAQRVADGRMLDVHANTWRYNQLIAQQRAILVERRNTLLSTATARDELEKLSPERFEELSETMSEDELERTCRQIMLFHLDRGWADHLAYLADIRESIHLRALGRQNPLDEFHRLGVDAFTSLTADAIEAAQQTFETAAVDTEEQGLDLSKLARPTSTWTYMVHDNPMQDDTMSALSLPGVFR, encoded by the coding sequence GTGGTGAAGAGTTCCAAGGCCCCCGAGAAGTCCGAGCAGCCCGAAAGCGGCGCCGAGCCGGCCGCGGCCGAGAACCCCGGCAAACCGGAGAAGGCCGGTCGATCGGCGAAATCGGGGAAGCTCAGCGGCCGGTTCTGGAAGCTGCTGGGCGCCAGCGCCGACAAGAACCTGGCTCGCTCGCGCACCGAGGTCTCCGCCGCGGCCGAGTTCGACGAGAAGGCCGCCGCCCTCGACGACGAACAGCTGGTCAAGGCCGCCGGGCTGCTGAACCTGGACGCCCTGGCCGACTCCGCCGACATCCCGCAGTTCCTGGCGATCGCCCGGGAGGCCGCCGAACGCTCCACCGGCCTGCGCCCGTTCGACGTGCAGCTGGAGGGCGCGCTGCGGATGATGGCCGGCGACGTCGTCGAGATGGCCACCGGTGAGGGCAAGACGCTGTCCGGCGCGATCGCCGCGGCCGGCTACGCCATCGCCGGCCGCAACGTGCACGTCATCTCCGTCAACGACTACCTGGCCCGCCGCGACGCCGAATGGATGGGCCCGCTGATCGAGGCGCTGGGCCTGACCGTCGGCTGGATCACCGCCGAATCCACCGCCGCCGAGCGGCGCGCCGCCTACGGCTGCAATGTCACCTACGCCTCGGTCAACGAGATCGGCTTCGACATGCTGCGCGACCAGCTGGTCGTCGACGTCGACGACCTGGTGTCGCCGACCCCGGACGTCGCGCTGATCGACGAGGCCGACTCGGTGCTGGTCGACGAGGCGCTGGTGCCGCTGGTGCTGGCCGGCACCACGCACCGGGAGACCCCGCGCCCGGAGATCGTCGCGCTGGTCGGGACGCTGGTGCCCGGCGCGGACTACGACGCCGACTCCGACCGCCGCAACATCCACCTGACCGAGGCCGGCGCGCAGAAGGTCGAGAAGGCCCTCGGCGACATCGACCTGTACTCCGAGGAGCACGTGGTGACGACGTTGACCGAGGTCAACGTCGCGCTGCACGCGCACGTGCTGCTGCAGCGCGACGTGCACTACATCGTCCGCGACGGCGCGGTGCAGCTGATCAACGCCTCCCGCGGCCGGATCGCCGCGCTGCAGCGCTGGCCCGACGGCCTGCAGGCCGCGGTGGAGGCCAAGGAGGGCATCGAAACCACCGACACCGGCGAGGTGCTCGACACCATCACCGTGCAGGGCCTGATCAACCGGTATCCGACGGTGTGCGGGATGACCGGCACCGCGCTGGCCGCCGGCGAGCAGCTGCGCCAGTTCTACGGGCTGGGGGTCTCGCAGATCCCGCCGAACACCCCCAACGTTCGCGAGGACGAGCCGGACCGGGTGTACATCACCGGCGCGGCCAAGTTCGACGCGATCATCGAGCACATCATCGAGGTGCACGGCACCGGCCGGCCGGTACTCGTCGGCACCCACGACGTCGCCGAATCCGAGGAGCTGCACGAGAAGCTGGTGCGCCGCGGGGTGCCCGCGATCGTGCTCAACGCCAAGAACGACGAGGAGGAGGCCGAGGTCATCGCCGAGGCCGGGGCGCTGGGCGCGGTCACGGTGTCCACCCAGATGGCCGGGCGCGGCACCGACATCCGGCTCGGCGGCGCCGACGTCGCCGACGACGACGCCAAGAAGGCCGCCGTCGTCGAGCTCGGCGGCCTGCACGTCGTCGGCACCGGACGGCACAACACCGCCCGGCTGGACAACCAGCTGCGCGGCCGGTCCGGGCGCCAGGGCGACCCGGGCTCGTCGGTGTTCTTCGCCAGCTGGGACGACGAGCTGGTGGTGTCCCACCTGGACCGGGCCAAGCTGCCGATGGAGACCGACGACGACGGCCGGATCACCAGCGCCAAGGCGCTGGGCCTGATCGACCACGCCCAGCGGGTGGCCGACGGCCGGATGCTCGACGTGCACGCCAACACCTGGCGCTACAACCAGCTGATCGCCCAGCAGCGCGCCATCCTGGTGGAGCGCCGCAACACCCTGCTGTCCACCGCGACCGCCCGCGACGAGCTGGAGAAGCTGTCCCCGGAGCGCTTCGAGGAACTCTCCGAGACGATGTCGGAGGACGAGCTGGAACGCACCTGCCGGCAGATCATGCTGTTTCACCTGGACCGCGGCTGGGCCGACCACCTGGCCTACCTGGCCGACATCCGGGAGAGCATCCACCTGCGGGCGCTGGGCCGGCAGAACCCGCTCGATGAGTTCCACCGGCTCGGCGTCGACGCGTTCACCTCGCTGACCGCCGACGCGATCGAGGCCGCCCAGCAGACCTTCGAGACCGCCGCCGTCGACACCGAGGAGCAGGGCCTGGACCTGTCCAAGCTGGCCCGGCCGACGTCGACCTGGACGTACATGGTGCACGACAACCCGATGCAGGACGACACCATGTCGGCGCTCAGCCTGCCCGGGGTGTTCCGCTAG
- a CDS encoding LysM peptidoglycan-binding domain-containing protein, with translation MGDTLTEGQKLQKGDSLTSNNGAYTLTLQDDGNLVLAARGEAVWASGTGGQGVVRAEVQTDGNFVLYTADKPVWHTDTKGKKDVKLVLQDDRNVVLYAADGPAWNSGTDTDAPPPAEPEVELAAAEESAPAPAPEPAPAPAPAAPRTYTVVSGDTLWAISERFYGDGAKYQRIADASGIANPDLIQPGQVLTIPE, from the coding sequence GTGGGAGACACGCTCACCGAGGGCCAGAAGCTCCAAAAGGGAGATTCGCTGACCTCTAACAATGGCGCCTACACCCTGACCCTGCAGGACGATGGCAACCTGGTGTTGGCGGCCCGCGGCGAAGCCGTGTGGGCCTCCGGCACCGGCGGGCAGGGCGTGGTCCGCGCCGAGGTGCAGACCGACGGCAACTTCGTGCTGTACACCGCCGACAAGCCGGTCTGGCACACCGACACCAAGGGCAAGAAGGACGTCAAGCTGGTGCTGCAGGACGACCGCAACGTCGTGCTGTACGCGGCGGACGGCCCGGCCTGGAACTCGGGCACCGACACCGACGCCCCGCCGCCGGCCGAGCCCGAGGTCGAGCTGGCCGCCGCCGAGGAGTCCGCGCCGGCGCCCGCGCCGGAGCCCGCCCCCGCGCCGGCACCGGCCGCCCCGCGCACCTACACCGTGGTCTCCGGTGACACGCTGTGGGCGATCTCCGAGCGGTTCTACGGCGACGGCGCCAAGTACCAGCGCATCGCCGATGCCAGCGGCATCGCCAACCCGGATCTGATTCAGCCGGGACAGGTGCTGACCATCCCGGAGTAG
- a CDS encoding FAD-binding protein has protein sequence MSMDIPATVNVADVSEWSDQVDVLVLGFGIAGGCAAVSAAAAGARVLVLERAAAAGGTTALAGGHFYLGGGTAVQQATGHPDTAEEMYKYLVTQARDADHEKIRAYCEGSVEHFNWLEGLGFEFERSYYPGKVVVPPGTEGLSYTGNEKVWPYCEQATPAPRGHSVPIPGELGGAKMVIDLLLKRADELGVNFRYETGATALVLDDDGAVVGVTWKCFADTGAVRARSVVIAAGGFAMNPEMVAEYTPALGQPRKTKHHGIVAPYILGNPYDDGLGIRMGVSAGGVALDLDQLFITAAAYPPEVLLTGLIVNGEGNRFVAEDSYHSRTSALVLEQPDQVAYLIVDEAHTEMPALPLIRFIDGWETVAEMEAALGIPAGNLAATLDRYNANAARGEDPDFHKQPDYLAAQDHGPWAAFDLSLGRAMYSGFTMGGLKVSIDGEVLRADGGVIPGLYAAGACASNIAQDGKGYASGTQLGEGSFFGRRAGAHAAARAEN, from the coding sequence GTGAGCATGGACATTCCGGCCACCGTCAACGTCGCCGACGTATCCGAGTGGTCCGACCAGGTCGACGTGCTGGTGCTGGGCTTCGGCATCGCCGGCGGGTGCGCGGCCGTCAGCGCCGCGGCCGCCGGCGCCCGGGTGCTGGTGCTGGAGCGCGCCGCCGCGGCCGGCGGCACCACCGCGCTGGCCGGCGGGCACTTCTATCTCGGCGGCGGCACCGCCGTGCAGCAGGCGACCGGCCACCCGGACACCGCCGAGGAGATGTACAAGTACCTCGTCACCCAGGCCCGCGACGCCGACCACGAGAAGATCCGCGCCTACTGCGAGGGCAGCGTCGAGCACTTCAACTGGCTCGAAGGCCTGGGGTTTGAGTTCGAGCGCAGCTACTACCCGGGCAAGGTCGTCGTCCCGCCCGGCACCGAGGGGCTGTCCTACACCGGCAACGAGAAGGTCTGGCCGTACTGCGAGCAGGCCACCCCGGCGCCGCGCGGACACTCAGTGCCGATCCCGGGCGAACTCGGCGGCGCCAAGATGGTGATCGACCTGCTGCTCAAGCGCGCCGACGAGCTCGGGGTGAACTTTCGCTACGAGACCGGCGCCACCGCCCTGGTGCTCGACGACGACGGTGCGGTCGTCGGCGTCACCTGGAAGTGCTTCGCCGACACCGGCGCGGTCCGGGCCCGCTCGGTTGTCATCGCCGCCGGTGGGTTCGCGATGAACCCGGAGATGGTCGCCGAGTACACCCCGGCGCTGGGCCAGCCCCGCAAGACCAAGCACCACGGCATCGTCGCGCCGTACATCCTGGGCAACCCCTACGACGACGGCCTGGGCATCCGGATGGGTGTCTCGGCCGGCGGGGTGGCGCTGGACCTGGATCAGCTGTTCATCACCGCCGCGGCCTACCCGCCGGAGGTGCTGCTGACCGGCCTCATCGTCAACGGCGAGGGCAACCGGTTCGTCGCCGAGGACTCCTACCACTCGCGGACCTCGGCGCTTGTGTTGGAGCAGCCCGATCAGGTGGCCTACCTGATCGTCGACGAGGCGCACACCGAGATGCCGGCGCTGCCGCTGATCCGGTTCATCGACGGCTGGGAGACCGTCGCCGAGATGGAGGCCGCCCTGGGCATTCCCGCCGGCAACCTCGCCGCCACCCTGGATCGCTACAACGCCAACGCCGCGCGCGGCGAGGACCCCGACTTCCACAAGCAGCCCGACTATCTGGCCGCGCAGGACCACGGCCCGTGGGCGGCCTTCGACCTGTCGCTGGGCCGGGCGATGTACTCCGGGTTCACCATGGGCGGGCTCAAGGTGTCCATCGACGGCGAGGTGCTGCGCGCCGACGGCGGGGTGATCCCGGGGCTGTACGCGGCCGGGGCGTGCGCGTCGAACATCGCCCAGGACGGCAAGGGCTACGCCAGCGGCACCCAGCTCGGCGAGGGCTCGTTCTTCGGCCGCCGGGCCGGGGCGCACGCCGCCGCCCGCGCGGAAAACTAG
- a CDS encoding cation:proton antiporter — MHVSVALLLQLGLVLSALTLLGSLARRIQLSPIPLYLIAGLALGEGGVAQVPAAAEFLQTGATIGVVLLLLTLGLQFSVAEFAVSMRRQLPSAGVDVLLNAVPGAVAGWLLGMDPVGMLAMAGITYVSSSGMVSQLLTDLRRLGNRETPAVLAVLVLEDFSMAAYLPLLTVLAAGGSAAAAVLSMVIAVGALTLAFVASYRWGHHMGRLLAHPDPELLLLRVLGLTLVVAALAEWVHASAAVGAFLVGLTLTGETAERARMLMIPLRDLFAAVFFVAVGLATNAEKLVPMLPVAVALALITAVTKVAAGGFAARLDGVGRPGQLRAGTALVMRGEFSLVIIGLVGATYEVVEDIATPYVFILAFLGPALARAAGHPRVAGMLGVRPSG, encoded by the coding sequence GTGCACGTCTCGGTGGCCCTGCTGCTGCAGCTGGGGCTGGTCCTCAGCGCGTTGACGCTGCTGGGCTCGCTGGCCCGGCGGATCCAGCTGTCGCCGATCCCGCTGTACCTGATCGCCGGCCTGGCGCTGGGGGAGGGTGGGGTCGCGCAGGTCCCCGCGGCCGCCGAGTTCCTGCAGACCGGCGCCACCATCGGGGTGGTGCTGCTGCTGTTGACGCTGGGCCTGCAGTTCTCCGTGGCCGAGTTCGCCGTCAGCATGCGCAGGCAGCTGCCCTCGGCCGGGGTGGATGTGCTGCTCAACGCCGTTCCCGGGGCGGTCGCCGGCTGGCTGCTCGGGATGGACCCGGTCGGGATGCTGGCGATGGCCGGGATCACCTACGTGTCCTCCTCGGGCATGGTGTCCCAGCTGCTGACCGACCTGCGCCGGCTCGGCAACCGGGAGACCCCGGCGGTGCTGGCCGTGCTGGTGCTGGAGGACTTCTCGATGGCGGCGTATCTGCCGCTGCTGACCGTGCTGGCCGCCGGCGGCAGCGCGGCGGCCGCGGTGCTCAGCATGGTGATCGCGGTCGGGGCCCTGACGTTGGCCTTCGTCGCCTCCTACCGGTGGGGTCACCACATGGGCCGGCTGCTGGCACACCCGGACCCGGAGTTGCTGCTGCTGCGCGTGCTGGGGCTGACGCTGGTGGTCGCGGCGCTGGCCGAGTGGGTGCACGCCTCGGCGGCCGTCGGCGCCTTCCTGGTGGGCCTGACGCTGACCGGGGAGACCGCCGAGCGGGCCCGGATGCTGATGATCCCGCTGCGCGATCTGTTCGCCGCGGTCTTCTTCGTGGCGGTCGGGCTGGCCACCAACGCCGAGAAGCTGGTGCCGATGCTGCCGGTCGCGGTGGCGCTGGCGCTGATCACCGCGGTGACCAAGGTGGCCGCCGGGGGGTTCGCCGCGCGGCTGGACGGGGTGGGCCGGCCCGGCCAGCTGCGGGCCGGCACCGCGCTGGTGATGCGCGGCGAATTTTCCCTGGTGATCATCGGTCTGGTCGGCGCCACGTATGAGGTGGTGGAGGACATCGCGACGCCGTACGTGTTCATCCTGGCCTTCCTCGGCCCGGCGCTGGCCCGGGCGGCCGGGCACCCCCGGGTCGCCGGGATGCTGGGGGTGCGGCCGTCGGGTTGA
- a CDS encoding ABC transporter ATP-binding protein/permease — MGDLEPFEFSINWGNAWWESLIWIAEAWAIAAVATLIVLFLIAKLTSWGRQFWRVTRGYFTGPGSARVWLWLAVILLIVMAGVRLDVLFSYQSNDMYSSVQLAVQGLAAGNQAVADSGIHGFWVSLAGLFSLLATLHVLRVMLDLFLAQRFMLDWRAWLTDQLTDDWLEGRAYYRARFIDDSIDNPDQRIQSDIDIFTTGVGPQPNTPNYTAESTLLFGAITSIASVIAFTQILWNLAGDLTLFGVTFPRAVFWTAFIYVLVASVIAFWIGRPIIRLAFDNEKYNAAFRYALVRLRDASESVAFYRGEVAERHQLRNRFDPVLANYKRYINRMMGFTGWNLSMSQIIVPLPWLIQAPRLFAGEIKFGDVTQTASAFGSIQTGLSFFRNAYDSFAGWRAAIIRLHGLVVANEQSRALPTLTVVAGEDDSVCFDGIEVLTPAGDPLISRLNMTLTPGDALVITGRSGAGKTTLLRALAQLWPFTSGAMIAPGGEHDTLFMSQLPYVPLGDLRAVVSYPQEPGDIADELLADTLVRVALPQLAERLSEIADWAKVLSPGEQQRIAFARLLLTRPKVAFMDEATSALDGGLEYMLYDMVRTELPETILVSVSHRDTVEQHHRQQLRILGGGAWELDDIDAAAER, encoded by the coding sequence GTGGGTGATCTGGAGCCGTTCGAGTTCTCCATCAACTGGGGCAACGCCTGGTGGGAGTCACTGATCTGGATCGCCGAGGCCTGGGCCATCGCGGCGGTCGCCACCCTGATCGTGCTGTTCCTGATCGCCAAGCTGACCAGCTGGGGCAGGCAGTTCTGGCGGGTCACCCGCGGGTACTTCACCGGCCCGGGCAGCGCCCGGGTGTGGCTGTGGCTGGCGGTGATCCTGCTGATCGTGATGGCCGGGGTGCGGCTGGACGTGCTGTTCAGCTACCAGAGCAACGACATGTACTCGTCGGTGCAGCTCGCGGTCCAGGGCCTGGCCGCCGGCAACCAGGCCGTCGCCGACTCCGGCATCCACGGCTTCTGGGTGTCACTGGCCGGACTGTTCTCCCTGCTGGCCACCCTGCACGTGCTGCGCGTCATGCTGGACCTGTTCCTGGCGCAGCGTTTCATGCTGGATTGGCGCGCCTGGCTGACCGACCAGCTGACCGACGACTGGCTGGAGGGCCGGGCCTACTACCGCGCGCGGTTCATCGACGATTCCATCGACAACCCGGACCAGCGGATCCAGTCCGACATCGACATCTTCACCACCGGCGTCGGCCCGCAGCCCAACACCCCGAACTACACCGCCGAGTCCACCCTGCTGTTCGGCGCGATCACCTCCATCGCGTCGGTCATCGCGTTCACCCAGATCCTGTGGAACCTGGCCGGCGACCTGACCCTGTTCGGCGTCACCTTCCCCCGGGCGGTGTTCTGGACGGCGTTCATCTACGTGCTGGTCGCCTCGGTCATCGCGTTCTGGATCGGCCGCCCGATCATCCGGCTGGCGTTCGACAACGAGAAGTACAACGCCGCGTTCCGTTACGCGCTGGTGCGGCTGCGCGACGCCTCGGAGTCGGTGGCGTTCTACCGCGGCGAGGTGGCCGAACGCCACCAGCTGCGCAACCGGTTCGATCCGGTGCTGGCCAACTACAAGCGCTACATCAACCGGATGATGGGCTTCACCGGCTGGAACCTGTCGATGAGCCAGATCATCGTGCCGCTGCCGTGGCTGATCCAGGCGCCCCGGCTGTTCGCCGGCGAGATCAAGTTCGGTGACGTCACCCAGACCGCGTCGGCGTTCGGCTCGATCCAGACCGGCCTGTCGTTCTTCCGCAACGCCTACGACAGCTTCGCCGGCTGGCGGGCCGCCATCATCCGTCTACACGGCCTGGTCGTCGCCAACGAGCAGAGCCGGGCGCTGCCGACGCTGACCGTCGTCGCCGGCGAGGACGACAGCGTCTGCTTCGACGGCATCGAGGTCCTGACCCCGGCCGGCGATCCGCTGATCAGCAGGCTGAACATGACGCTGACCCCGGGCGACGCGCTGGTGATCACCGGCCGCTCCGGCGCCGGCAAGACCACCCTGCTGCGTGCGCTGGCCCAGCTGTGGCCGTTCACCAGCGGCGCGATGATCGCCCCGGGCGGCGAGCACGACACGCTGTTCATGTCGCAGTTGCCCTACGTGCCGCTCGGTGACCTGCGCGCGGTGGTGTCCTACCCGCAGGAGCCCGGCGACATCGCCGACGAGCTGCTGGCCGACACGCTGGTCCGGGTGGCGCTGCCGCAGCTGGCCGAACGCCTCTCCGAGATCGCCGACTGGGCCAAGGTGCTCTCCCCCGGCGAGCAGCAGCGGATCGCGTTCGCCCGGCTGCTGCTGACCCGGCCGAAGGTGGCCTTCATGGACGAGGCGACCTCCGCGCTCGACGGCGGCCTGGAGTACATGCTCTACGACATGGTGCGCACCGAGCTGCCGGAGACGATCCTGGTCAGCGTCAGCCACCGCGACACCGTCGAGCAGCATCACCGCCAGCAGCTGCGGATCCTCGGCGGCGGGGCATGGGAGCTCGACGACATCGACGCGGCCGCGGAGCGCTGA
- a CDS encoding CDP-alcohol phosphatidyltransferase family protein, which produces MSAPTPDRVLTVPNALSVLRLALIPVFCYLMVVTHAYGWATAVLMFSGFSDWADGKIARLMDQYSRLGALLDPAVDRIYMVVVPVVFALAGVIGWPVIAVLLGRDLLMAAMLPVLRTRGLTALPVIYLGKAATFSLMSAFPLILLGQADATWGRVVAAIGWGFLIWGLWMYLWSFVVYLVQFRLVLRMPRAA; this is translated from the coding sequence ATGTCCGCCCCGACGCCGGACCGTGTGCTGACGGTGCCCAACGCGCTGAGCGTGCTGCGGCTGGCGCTGATCCCGGTGTTCTGCTACCTGATGGTGGTGACGCACGCCTACGGCTGGGCGACGGCGGTGCTGATGTTCTCCGGCTTCTCGGACTGGGCCGACGGCAAGATCGCCCGGCTGATGGATCAGTACTCCCGGCTGGGTGCGCTGCTGGACCCCGCGGTCGACCGGATCTACATGGTCGTGGTGCCGGTGGTGTTCGCGCTGGCCGGGGTGATCGGCTGGCCGGTGATCGCGGTCCTGCTGGGCCGCGACCTGCTGATGGCGGCGATGCTGCCGGTGCTGCGGACCCGCGGGCTGACCGCGCTGCCGGTGATCTATCTGGGCAAGGCCGCCACCTTCTCGCTGATGTCGGCGTTCCCGCTGATCCTGCTGGGGCAGGCCGACGCGACCTGGGGCCGGGTCGTCGCCGCGATCGGGTGGGGCTTTCTGATCTGGGGCCTGTGGATGTACCTGTGGTCGTTCGTGGTCTACCTGGTGCAGTTCCGGCTGGTGTTGCGGATGCCCCGGGCGGCCTGA
- a CDS encoding cation:proton antiporter regulatory subunit yields the protein MDIREVQLPGIGLRYEFATADRDRLAVIAKRTGDFEVYRYDNGDPDAADPLFRLTGEEAEGLAQILGAPRIVERFAELTREVSGIDAGQIRIRPGTAFVDRPLGESQIRTRTGASIVAVLRGEAVLPSPMPADVLRAGDVLVVIGTEAGLTAAEFILDRG from the coding sequence ATGGACATCAGGGAGGTGCAGCTGCCGGGCATCGGGCTGCGCTACGAGTTCGCCACCGCCGACCGGGACCGGCTGGCCGTCATCGCCAAACGCACCGGCGACTTCGAGGTGTACCGCTACGACAACGGTGATCCCGACGCCGCCGACCCGCTGTTCCGGCTGACCGGCGAGGAGGCCGAGGGGCTGGCCCAGATCCTCGGCGCACCCCGGATCGTCGAGCGGTTCGCCGAACTCACCCGCGAGGTGTCCGGCATCGACGCCGGCCAGATCCGGATCCGGCCGGGCACCGCGTTCGTCGACCGCCCGCTGGGTGAGTCGCAGATCCGGACCCGCACCGGCGCCTCCATCGTGGCGGTGCTGCGCGGCGAGGCGGTGCTGCCCTCACCGATGCCGGCCGACGTGCTGCGCGCCGGGGACGTCCTGGTCGTCATCGGCACCGAGGCGGGCCTGACGGCCGCAGAGTTCATCCTCGACCGAGGCTGA
- a CDS encoding sterol desaturase family protein, protein MIDLLTPITDIASVLPEQMRDPVLFAVPFFLLMLVLEWGAARRLRHLESDRTVQIRATMPETEAGAETGRPARGAYHRADAWASLSMGLVSVATTAAWKALGLFGYAAAYAYLAPWHLPSTAWYTWVIAILGVDLLFYTYHRMAHRIRVVWATHQAHHSSEYFNYATALRQKWNNSGEILMWLPLPLLGVPPWMVFFSFSLNLIYQFWVHTERVDKLWRPIEFVFNTPSHHRVHHGRDPEYLDKNYAGILILWDRMFGTFAPEVFRPHYGLTKPVNTFNIWKLQTHEYVAIARDVRAARGLRARLGYIFGPPGWAPASGE, encoded by the coding sequence ATGATTGACCTGTTGACCCCCATCACCGACATCGCCTCGGTATTGCCCGAACAGATGCGCGACCCGGTGCTCTTTGCGGTCCCCTTCTTCCTGCTCATGCTGGTGCTGGAGTGGGGTGCGGCCCGTCGGCTGCGGCACCTGGAGTCCGACCGGACCGTGCAGATCCGCGCCACCATGCCGGAGACCGAGGCCGGCGCCGAGACCGGCCGGCCGGCGCGCGGCGCCTATCACCGCGCCGACGCCTGGGCCAGCCTGTCGATGGGCCTGGTGTCGGTGGCCACCACCGCGGCGTGGAAGGCCCTGGGGCTGTTCGGCTACGCCGCCGCCTACGCCTACCTGGCGCCCTGGCACCTGCCGTCGACGGCCTGGTACACCTGGGTGATCGCGATCCTGGGCGTGGACCTGCTGTTCTACACCTACCACCGGATGGCGCACCGGATCCGGGTGGTGTGGGCCACCCACCAGGCGCACCACTCCAGCGAGTACTTCAACTACGCGACCGCGCTGCGGCAGAAGTGGAACAACAGCGGCGAGATCCTGATGTGGCTGCCGCTGCCGCTGCTGGGGGTGCCGCCTTGGATGGTGTTCTTCAGCTTCTCGCTGAACCTGATCTACCAGTTCTGGGTGCACACCGAGCGCGTCGACAAGCTGTGGCGCCCGATCGAGTTTGTCTTCAACACGCCCTCGCACCACCGGGTGCACCACGGCCGGGACCCGGAATACCTGGACAAGAACTACGCCGGCATCCTGATCCTGTGGGACCGGATGTTCGGCACCTTCGCCCCGGAGGTGTTCCGGCCGCACTACGGGCTGACCAAACCGGTGAACACCTTCAACATCTGGAAACTGCAGACCCACGAATACGTCGCCATCGCCCGCGACGTGCGGGCGGCCCGCGGACTGCGCGCCCGGCTCGGCTACATCTTCGGCCCGCCCGGCTGGGCGCCCGCCTCCGGCGAATAA